A genomic window from Bombus pyrosoma isolate SC7728 linkage group LG8, ASM1482585v1, whole genome shotgun sequence includes:
- the LOC122570418 gene encoding uncharacterized protein LOC122570418 isoform X1, with translation MHKLDSTDFADHVKLLLEMMTGNSKQESVNHENKDYIISSDESDIENEDNDKTNENEQNFGNGRNYDTIFRLSKSNEDHASNMRKHLKPDTRKDAWNDFVFEDKMYRVIPLRLDEKIFKSKYATSTNKSRFKQNDK, from the exons ATGCATAAATTAGATTCCACGGATTTTGCAGACCACGTAAAG TTGCTATTGGAGATGATGACAGGCAATTCTAAGCAAG AATCGGTGAACCACGAAAACAAGGACTATATTATCAGCTCCGATGAATCAGATATCGAGAACGAAGATAACGACAAGACAAATGAAAACGAACAGAATTTTGGAAATGGACGTAATTACGACACGATTTTTCGCTTAAGCAAATCCAATGAAGATCACGCGAGCAACATGCGCAAACACTTAAAGCCGGACACTCGTAAAGATGCCTGGAACGATTTTGTGTTCGAGGACAAAATGTACAGGGTAATCCCTTTAAGATTggacgaaaaaatattcaaatcaaaatACGCAACTTCTACTAATAAGAGTCGATTCAagcaaaatgataaataa
- the LOC122570418 gene encoding uncharacterized protein LOC122570418 isoform X2, producing MELMLLLEMMTGNSKQESVNHENKDYIISSDESDIENEDNDKTNENEQNFGNGRNYDTIFRLSKSNEDHASNMRKHLKPDTRKDAWNDFVFEDKMYRVIPLRLDEKIFKSKYATSTNKSRFKQNDK from the exons ATGGAGTTGATG TTGCTATTGGAGATGATGACAGGCAATTCTAAGCAAG AATCGGTGAACCACGAAAACAAGGACTATATTATCAGCTCCGATGAATCAGATATCGAGAACGAAGATAACGACAAGACAAATGAAAACGAACAGAATTTTGGAAATGGACGTAATTACGACACGATTTTTCGCTTAAGCAAATCCAATGAAGATCACGCGAGCAACATGCGCAAACACTTAAAGCCGGACACTCGTAAAGATGCCTGGAACGATTTTGTGTTCGAGGACAAAATGTACAGGGTAATCCCTTTAAGATTggacgaaaaaatattcaaatcaaaatACGCAACTTCTACTAATAAGAGTCGATTCAagcaaaatgataaataa